One genomic region from Dehalococcoidia bacterium encodes:
- a CDS encoding HRDC domain-containing protein encodes MITHNSSYTYVDQQSVLDEAVTFMSSSAFIGVDTEADSRHRYPEKVCLLQISNGDNTYVIDTLAPLDYRAITTLFSSNRTQKILHGGDFDIRGLNRDFGTEFVNCFDTSIAARFANHERIGLASLLENILGVSIPKDERLQKADWSRRPLSPEALDYAAGDVIYLPRLMQDLHKQLATLGRESWVAEECERISKVSYIEKDKDLAFLSVKGTRELDGKGLAILKLLYDFRESQAIKLNRPPGFVLSAEVLAFISANPDVELDEVPGLGHAGVRRFGKQIREAVSNGLISEPIIRPKPKIPPLPRPTKAQSSRLTILKQWRLGKGTELSMDPSLLWPMKSLERIARDPNSLDKEFTAEEIRRWQLLEFSDSLRKLVSSLA; translated from the coding sequence TTGATAACACACAATTCAAGTTATACGTACGTTGATCAGCAGTCAGTCCTTGATGAAGCTGTTACTTTTATGTCCTCATCCGCCTTTATCGGCGTGGATACTGAAGCCGATAGTCGGCATAGATATCCAGAAAAAGTTTGCTTGCTACAGATATCGAATGGTGACAATACCTACGTTATTGATACGTTAGCGCCTTTGGATTACAGGGCAATCACTACTCTTTTTTCCTCAAATAGAACCCAAAAAATATTACATGGTGGTGACTTTGATATTCGGGGTTTAAACAGAGACTTTGGTACTGAATTCGTTAATTGCTTTGATACTTCTATTGCAGCTCGTTTCGCGAATCATGAAAGAATAGGATTGGCTTCTCTACTTGAGAATATTCTGGGAGTCTCAATTCCGAAAGATGAACGACTGCAGAAAGCTGACTGGTCGCGACGCCCTTTAAGCCCAGAGGCACTAGATTATGCTGCGGGTGATGTCATTTATCTACCGCGATTGATGCAGGACTTACATAAGCAATTGGCTACTTTAGGTCGCGAATCATGGGTAGCTGAAGAGTGTGAAAGGATTTCGAAAGTCAGCTACATAGAGAAGGATAAAGATTTAGCGTTTTTGTCAGTAAAGGGTACTCGAGAACTTGATGGAAAAGGATTAGCTATTTTGAAGTTGCTTTATGATTTTCGTGAGTCACAGGCAATAAAGTTGAATAGACCGCCAGGCTTTGTCCTATCTGCAGAAGTATTGGCGTTTATTTCTGCTAATCCTGATGTAGAACTTGATGAGGTTCCCGGTTTGGGTCATGCGGGAGTAAGAAGGTTTGGTAAGCAGATTCGCGAAGCTGTTAGTAACGGATTAATTTCAGAGCCAATCATTCGCCCTAAGCCGAAAATTCCACCCCTGCCTCGACCGACTAAAGCGCAGTCCTCTCGATTAACAATTTTGAAACAATGGCGCTTAGGCAAGGGTACTGAATTATCGATGGATCCGTCCTTGCTTTGGCCAATGAAAAGCCTTGAGCGAATTGCACGTGATCCTAA